In Clostridium sp. SY8519, one genomic interval encodes:
- a CDS encoding DNA polymerase III subunit alpha, which yields MAFAHLHVHTEYSLLDGSNKIKEYVHRVKELGMTAAAITDHGVMYGVIDFYRAALAEGIRPILGCEVYVAPGSRLDRESSHGEDRYYHLVLLAENNQGYSNLMKIVSLGFTEGYYYRPRVDMETLEKYHEGIIATSACLAGEVQRLLLRGQYEKARETALRYEACFGRGNYFLELQDHGLPEQKQVNQELMRLHADTGIELVATNDIHYTYAEDAEPHDILLCLQTGKKLSDEDRMRYTGGQYYVKSEEEMRRLFPYAQEAIDNTQKIADRCQVEIEFGVTKLPKYDVPEGYTSWEYLNKLCEQGLSRCYPGREEEIRPQLNYELSVIRKMGYVDYFLIVWDFIHYARKHDIMVGPGRGSAAGSLVSYTLGITKLDPDRYQLLFERFLNPERVSMPDIDVDFCYERRQEVIDYVVRKYGKDRVVQIVTFGTLAARGVIRDVGRVMDLPYALCDSIAKMIPNELNITIQKALQMNRKLRELYETDETVHRLIDMSRRLEGLPRHTSMHAAGVVISQKSVDEYVPLSRASDGTITTQFTMTTLEELGLLKMDFLGLRTLTVIQNAVYNVRDTEGKQIDVDAIDYGDPKVFASLGTGRTEGVFQLESAGMKNFMKELKPRNLEDVIAGISLYRPGPMDFIPAYIKGKNHPESITYDCPQLEPILAPTYGCIVYQEQVMQIVQNLAGYTLGRADLVRRAMSKKKGDVMQRERQNFVYGNPEEGVPGCIANGISEEIANRIFDEMTDFAKYAFNKSHAAAYAVVSYQTAYLKYYYPEEFMAALMTSVMDNSAKIAEYIQVCRSMGIQVLPPDINEGKGAFSVVNGEQGKAIRYGLSAIKSIGRPVIEAIVRERESGGAFHSLHDFAERLSGREVNKRAFENFIKAGAFDSLGGSRRQMMMVYGMLVDQVSRNRKNMISGQMSLFDLVPEEERQNFEIHYPEVEDYTEAERLAMEKEVLGVYISGHPLQAEEAKWRSSITRVTKDFIPDESTGEARVQDGERAVIGGLIENKTVKYTKKNQAMAFLTIEDLYGSVEVIVFPRDFEKYGDLLNEDARIFVAGRVSLEEDKNGKLICEQIESFEACRRELWIQFPDLDTYEQQKDTLRELLHLSDGRDEVVLYLNREKAVKRLGRNQTIDIQQDLVNELEAQFGKENIAVREKPADLKRPVYRSSR from the coding sequence ATGGCATTTGCACATCTGCACGTCCACACAGAATACAGTCTGCTGGACGGATCCAACAAAATAAAAGAATATGTACACCGTGTGAAGGAACTGGGCATGACTGCCGCGGCCATTACCGACCACGGAGTGATGTACGGCGTGATTGATTTTTACCGCGCGGCGTTGGCCGAGGGTATCCGTCCGATTCTGGGCTGCGAGGTATATGTGGCACCCGGCTCCCGGCTGGACAGGGAAAGTTCCCACGGGGAAGACAGGTATTACCACCTGGTGCTTCTGGCGGAGAACAATCAGGGATACAGCAATCTGATGAAGATTGTTTCCCTGGGGTTTACCGAAGGGTATTACTACCGTCCCCGGGTGGATATGGAAACACTGGAAAAGTATCATGAAGGCATCATTGCCACCAGCGCCTGCCTGGCGGGAGAAGTGCAGCGCCTCCTGCTGCGGGGACAGTATGAGAAGGCCAGGGAAACCGCTCTTCGCTATGAAGCCTGCTTCGGCAGGGGGAATTATTTCCTGGAGCTGCAGGACCACGGCCTGCCGGAGCAAAAGCAGGTCAACCAGGAGCTGATGCGTCTGCATGCAGACACCGGCATCGAACTGGTAGCCACCAATGATATTCACTATACCTATGCGGAAGACGCGGAGCCCCATGACATTCTCCTGTGTCTGCAGACCGGAAAAAAACTGAGTGATGAGGATCGGATGCGCTACACCGGCGGTCAGTATTATGTCAAATCCGAGGAAGAGATGCGCCGCCTGTTTCCCTACGCCCAGGAAGCCATTGACAATACGCAGAAAATCGCGGACAGATGTCAGGTGGAAATCGAGTTTGGTGTCACAAAACTTCCGAAATACGACGTTCCGGAAGGGTATACATCCTGGGAATATCTCAATAAGCTCTGTGAACAGGGCCTTTCCCGGTGTTACCCCGGCAGAGAAGAGGAAATCCGTCCCCAGCTGAACTATGAGCTGTCTGTCATCCGGAAAATGGGTTACGTGGATTATTTCCTGATTGTCTGGGATTTCATTCACTACGCGCGGAAACATGATATTATGGTGGGACCGGGCAGAGGAAGTGCCGCCGGATCCCTGGTGTCCTATACCCTGGGCATCACCAAGCTGGATCCCGACCGGTACCAGCTGCTGTTTGAGCGTTTTCTGAACCCGGAGCGGGTCTCCATGCCGGATATTGACGTGGATTTCTGCTATGAGCGACGGCAGGAAGTCATCGATTATGTGGTACGCAAATACGGCAAAGACCGGGTGGTGCAGATTGTTACGTTTGGTACGCTGGCGGCCCGGGGCGTGATCCGGGATGTGGGCAGAGTCATGGATCTTCCCTACGCGCTGTGTGACAGCATCGCGAAGATGATTCCCAATGAACTGAACATCACTATTCAGAAGGCGCTGCAGATGAACCGGAAGCTCAGGGAACTGTATGAGACAGACGAGACCGTGCACCGCCTGATTGACATGTCCAGACGCCTGGAGGGGCTGCCGCGGCATACTTCCATGCACGCGGCGGGAGTGGTGATCAGCCAGAAGTCTGTCGATGAATATGTCCCCCTGTCCCGGGCTTCCGACGGCACGATTACCACACAGTTTACCATGACGACCCTGGAGGAACTGGGACTTCTGAAAATGGATTTCCTGGGACTCCGCACATTGACGGTAATCCAGAACGCTGTATATAATGTTCGGGATACGGAAGGAAAACAGATCGATGTGGATGCCATCGATTACGGGGATCCGAAGGTTTTCGCGTCCCTGGGCACCGGGCGGACCGAGGGCGTGTTCCAGCTGGAAAGCGCCGGCATGAAGAATTTCATGAAAGAGCTCAAACCCCGGAACCTGGAGGATGTGATTGCGGGAATTTCCCTGTACCGGCCGGGGCCGATGGATTTTATTCCTGCCTATATCAAAGGGAAAAACCACCCGGAGTCCATCACGTATGACTGCCCGCAGCTGGAGCCGATACTGGCGCCTACCTATGGCTGTATTGTATACCAGGAGCAGGTGATGCAGATTGTGCAGAATCTGGCGGGGTATACGCTGGGGCGCGCGGATCTGGTACGCCGTGCCATGTCCAAGAAAAAGGGCGATGTGATGCAGCGGGAACGGCAGAATTTTGTCTACGGCAATCCGGAGGAAGGGGTTCCGGGCTGTATCGCCAATGGAATTTCCGAAGAAATCGCCAACCGGATTTTTGACGAAATGACGGATTTTGCCAAATACGCGTTTAACAAGTCCCATGCGGCGGCATATGCAGTGGTATCTTACCAGACCGCTTATCTGAAGTACTATTATCCGGAGGAGTTCATGGCGGCCCTGATGACATCGGTGATGGATAATTCCGCAAAGATTGCCGAATATATTCAGGTGTGCAGAAGCATGGGCATCCAGGTGCTTCCGCCGGATATTAACGAAGGAAAAGGCGCTTTTTCCGTAGTAAACGGCGAACAGGGCAAAGCCATCCGCTACGGGCTGTCGGCTATCAAAAGCATCGGCCGGCCGGTGATTGAGGCGATTGTCCGGGAACGGGAGTCCGGCGGCGCGTTCCACTCCCTGCATGATTTTGCCGAGCGCCTGTCCGGCCGGGAAGTCAATAAGCGGGCTTTTGAGAATTTCATCAAAGCCGGGGCGTTTGACAGCCTGGGAGGATCCCGCCGGCAGATGATGATGGTCTATGGGATGCTGGTGGATCAGGTCAGCCGGAACCGGAAAAACATGATCAGCGGGCAGATGTCCCTCTTTGATCTGGTACCGGAGGAAGAACGGCAGAATTTTGAAATCCATTATCCGGAAGTGGAGGATTATACGGAAGCTGAGCGCCTGGCGATGGAAAAAGAAGTCCTGGGCGTGTACATCAGCGGCCATCCGCTGCAGGCGGAAGAAGCGAAATGGCGCAGTTCCATTACCCGCGTCACAAAGGACTTTATTCCGGACGAATCCACCGGCGAGGCCCGTGTACAGGATGGAGAACGTGCGGTTATCGGTGGACTTATTGAGAATAAAACGGTAAAGTATACGAAGAAGAACCAGGCGATGGCCTTCCTTACCATCGAAGATCTTTACGGCAGCGTGGAGGTAATCGTATTTCCCCGTGATTTTGAAAAATACGGAGATCTTCTGAACGAAGACGCCAGAATTTTTGTGGCCGGCCGGGTTTCCCTGGAGGAGGACAAAAACGGAAAGCTGATCTGCGAACAAATCGAATCATTTGAAGCATGCAGGAGAGAACTCTGGATACAGTTTCCGGATCTGGACACTTATGAACAGCAGAAAGATACCCTGCGGGAACTGCTGCATCTGTCTGACGGCAGAGATGAAGTGGTGCTTTATCTGAACCGTGAGAAGGCGGTCAAGCGCCTGGGAAGGAATCAGACCATTGATATACAGCAGGACCTGGTGAATGAGCTGGAGGCACAGTTCGGAAAAGAGAATATAGCGGTCAGAGAAAAGCCGGCAGACTTGAAACGTCCGGTGTACCGCTCCTCCCGATAA
- a CDS encoding CPBP family intramembrane glutamic endopeptidase gives MNRPGNIAKSILAAVVAILLLLAAQIIVLTVTGIQSGDGVIRTLTKMAQSSAGIDKTVLVRCYILFTVLVFVLFGIWYQARFVRPYAAPRRKTSGRFTLLTILTLILLGVGTQFIAQLIMNAEEKLMPALYQASGNAVSNLAENGSFSLWAALYIIILAPIAEELIFRGVVYRYARLNMSFLGADILQAVLFGIYHMNLIQGIYAFVIGLFLGFVASRGRGIRYSILLHILFNAFGFFFSSFFEGLPALLPVPSYAFGIGVTIFTMYVYAFEFKPSRRKAPQDTRGQLNDLDGLTGGREAGADGSEYRSRDTDNDR, from the coding sequence ATGAACAGACCGGGCAATATCGCAAAAAGTATTCTGGCCGCTGTGGTCGCCATTCTATTGCTGCTGGCGGCACAGATCATTGTACTGACAGTTACCGGGATACAGTCCGGGGACGGAGTGATCCGTACACTGACCAAAATGGCGCAGTCATCCGCGGGAATTGACAAAACCGTCCTGGTGCGCTGTTATATTCTGTTTACCGTTCTGGTTTTTGTTCTGTTCGGGATCTGGTACCAGGCGCGTTTTGTGCGCCCGTATGCGGCGCCCCGGCGCAAAACATCCGGCAGGTTTACGCTTCTGACTATTCTGACGCTGATTCTGCTGGGCGTAGGTACCCAGTTTATCGCGCAGCTGATTATGAATGCGGAGGAAAAGCTGATGCCCGCCCTGTATCAGGCCAGCGGAAACGCGGTCAGCAATTTGGCGGAAAACGGCAGCTTTTCCCTGTGGGCGGCGCTGTATATTATAATACTTGCGCCGATCGCGGAGGAACTGATTTTCCGCGGGGTGGTATACCGGTATGCCAGACTGAACATGTCCTTTCTGGGCGCGGATATTCTGCAGGCGGTTTTGTTCGGAATTTACCATATGAACCTGATTCAGGGGATCTACGCCTTTGTGATCGGGCTTTTTCTCGGGTTTGTTGCCAGCAGGGGCCGCGGAATCCGCTACTCGATCCTGCTCCATATATTGTTCAATGCCTTCGGATTCTTCTTTTCCAGTTTTTTCGAAGGACTTCCGGCGCTGCTTCCGGTCCCGAGCTATGCCTTCGGCATCGGAGTCACGATTTTTACCATGTATGTATATGCCTTTGAATTCAAGCCGTCCCGCAGAAAGGCGCCGCAGGATACGCGCGGTCAGCTGAATGATCTGGACGGCCTGACCGGCGGCCGTGAGGCTGGGGCTGATGGATCGGAATACAGGAGCAGAGATACAGACAATGACAGATAA
- a CDS encoding glycogen/starch/alpha-glucan phosphorylase, whose amino-acid sequence MIKKLHPFNKQRFLATVNENLKNLYRKKLKEASQEEIFQAVSYAVKDIIIDDWMATQQTIDREDPKILYYMSMEFLMGRALGNNLINLTVYDEVKEALDEIGLDLNVIEDQEPDPALGNGGLGRLAACFMESLATLGYPAYGCGIRYHYGMFKQKIENGYQVEVPDNWLKNGYPFELRRPEHTFEVKFGGYVSTHMDSDGRVRFQQEGYRSVKAVPYDMPILGYGNSMVNTLMIWDAEPVNEFELTSFDKGDYQQAVEEENLARNLVDVLYPNDNHIAGKELRLKQQYFFVSASLQRAISKYKLNHPDIHKLPEKVVIQMNDTHPTVAVAELMRILLDEEGLEWDEAWEITSRTCAYTNHTIMSEALEKWPIEIFSRLLPRVYQIVEEINRRFCLKVQAAFPGDNDKLSRMSIIHDGQIRMAYMAIAAGFSVNGVARLHTDILIHQELKDFYDLFPEKFNNKTNGITQRRFLCHADPLLAEWITGKIGDDWITDLSHMKKLAVYAEDPKVQQEFLQIKYKNKLRLTEYIREHNGIDVDPRSIFDIQVKRLHEYKRQLMNILHVMYLYNQLKEHPDMEFHPRTFIFGAKAAAGYRIAKLTIKLINSVADVINRDTSINNRIKVVFIEDYKVSNAELLFAAADVSEQISTASKEASGTGNMKFMLNGALTIGTMDGANVEMAEEVGEENMFIFGMSSDEVISHEQKRDYNPMDIFNNDAEIRQVLMQLINGFYSGSDTELFRDLYNSLLNTQSTQYADTYFCLKDFRSYDEAHQRIEKAYADESEWARKAILNIAAVGKFSSDRTIQEYVDDIWHLDRVTVSADDE is encoded by the coding sequence ATGATCAAAAAACTGCACCCCTTCAACAAGCAGAGGTTTCTGGCAACGGTCAACGAAAACCTGAAAAATCTGTACCGCAAGAAGCTTAAGGAAGCTTCCCAGGAAGAGATTTTCCAGGCAGTCAGCTATGCGGTAAAGGATATTATTATCGATGACTGGATGGCTACCCAGCAGACCATCGACCGGGAAGATCCGAAGATCCTGTATTACATGTCCATGGAATTCCTGATGGGCCGCGCCCTGGGCAACAACCTGATCAACCTGACGGTATACGACGAGGTGAAGGAAGCCCTGGACGAAATCGGGCTGGATCTGAACGTCATTGAAGATCAGGAGCCGGATCCGGCTCTGGGCAACGGCGGCCTGGGCCGCCTGGCTGCCTGCTTCATGGAGTCCCTGGCCACGCTGGGATATCCGGCATACGGCTGCGGCATCCGTTATCACTACGGCATGTTCAAACAGAAAATCGAGAACGGCTATCAGGTGGAAGTGCCGGACAACTGGCTTAAAAACGGCTATCCCTTCGAACTGCGCCGGCCGGAGCATACCTTTGAAGTGAAATTCGGCGGCTATGTCAGCACCCATATGGACAGTGACGGGAGAGTCCGGTTTCAGCAGGAAGGCTACCGCTCCGTAAAGGCCGTTCCCTATGATATGCCGATTCTCGGCTACGGGAACAGCATGGTAAACACCCTGATGATCTGGGACGCGGAACCGGTGAACGAGTTTGAGCTGACCTCTTTTGACAAGGGGGATTATCAGCAGGCCGTGGAAGAAGAGAACCTGGCCCGCAACCTGGTGGATGTGCTGTACCCGAATGACAACCATATCGCGGGAAAGGAACTGCGGCTGAAACAGCAGTATTTCTTTGTGTCTGCCAGTCTGCAGCGCGCCATAAGCAAATACAAGCTGAATCATCCGGACATCCACAAACTGCCGGAAAAAGTAGTGATTCAGATGAACGACACCCATCCGACGGTGGCAGTGGCGGAACTGATGCGGATCCTGCTGGACGAAGAAGGCCTGGAATGGGATGAAGCCTGGGAGATCACGAGCAGAACCTGCGCGTATACCAACCATACCATTATGTCGGAAGCACTGGAAAAATGGCCCATTGAGATCTTTTCCCGCCTGCTTCCCCGGGTGTACCAGATCGTCGAGGAGATCAACCGGAGATTCTGCCTGAAAGTACAGGCTGCTTTCCCGGGAGACAATGACAAACTGTCCCGCATGTCGATTATCCATGACGGACAGATCCGTATGGCCTACATGGCCATTGCGGCGGGGTTTTCCGTAAACGGTGTGGCAAGGCTCCACACGGATATCCTGATTCACCAGGAACTGAAGGATTTCTATGATCTGTTTCCGGAAAAATTCAACAATAAGACCAACGGAATCACACAGCGGCGTTTCCTCTGTCACGCGGATCCGCTGCTGGCGGAATGGATCACCGGAAAAATCGGCGATGACTGGATCACAGACCTGTCCCATATGAAAAAGCTGGCGGTTTACGCGGAAGATCCGAAGGTGCAGCAGGAGTTTCTGCAGATCAAATACAAAAACAAGCTGCGGCTGACGGAATATATCCGGGAACACAATGGGATCGATGTGGATCCCCGTTCCATCTTTGATATACAGGTGAAGCGTCTGCACGAATACAAACGTCAGCTGATGAATATTCTGCACGTTATGTATCTGTACAATCAGCTGAAAGAACATCCGGATATGGAGTTCCATCCCCGTACCTTTATTTTCGGGGCCAAGGCGGCTGCCGGCTACCGGATCGCGAAGCTTACCATCAAGCTGATTAATTCCGTTGCGGATGTGATCAACCGGGACACATCCATCAACAACCGGATCAAAGTGGTGTTTATCGAGGATTACAAAGTATCCAACGCCGAGCTTTTATTTGCGGCAGCAGATGTCAGTGAGCAGATTTCCACGGCCAGCAAAGAGGCATCCGGCACCGGGAACATGAAATTTATGCTGAACGGCGCCCTGACCATCGGAACCATGGACGGCGCCAATGTGGAGATGGCGGAAGAAGTGGGCGAGGAGAACATGTTCATTTTCGGCATGAGTTCCGATGAGGTCATCAGCCATGAGCAGAAGCGGGATTACAATCCCATGGATATTTTCAACAATGACGCGGAGATTCGCCAGGTTCTGATGCAGCTGATCAACGGATTTTATTCCGGCAGTGATACGGAGCTTTTCCGGGATCTGTACAATTCACTGCTGAATACACAGTCCACCCAGTATGCGGACACCTATTTCTGCCTGAAGGATTTCCGGTCTTATGATGAGGCGCATCAACGGATTGAAAAGGCATATGCCGACGAATCCGAATGGGCCAGAAAGGCAATCCTGAACATTGCCGCAGTGGGCAAATTTTCATCGGACCGCACGATTCAGGAATATGTGGATGATATCTGGCATCTGGACCGTGTGACCGTGTCCGCAGATGATGAGTAG